AAGCCAAAAACTGAAGATGCCTTTTCTGTTTGCCAGTGAACATTGTTTTGCCAGTTGTTCTTTCAGACCCAAACCCTCTCAGTCTAACTACAGTAGTACTGCATCCTGTTAGTCCGTCGCCTTTTCCGAGACTGAAATTCTTCAAAGAAGTGCTGAATGTCTTCCCTTGTAACCACCTAGGAGAAGCAGTATGAAACCCAAGTTGTGGTGCAAGAACTTAATTAAAGGATCCTGTTTTATCTCCACACATAAtacacaaagcacagaaaagcaaataccCTGAAATTTCTCTGGTACAGCTTTCCTGTTGCACCCAAAGGAGAGGATTAATGCCCAAATTCTATTGTAGATTATACAAACAGGGAAATGAGCTCCCCAAAGGCAGAACAAAGACATGGACCAAAGCTCCCAATGGTATTTTAATGACTTTGACCTCTTGCTTTTACCATCAGAAAATTTAACACAAAGCAAGATTTTCACTAGCTCACTTCAGGGTCATTCCAATGTAACCAAGAAAGGCAATACAGCAAGTCAGCCAACAAAATGCAAGTATTACTTAAATAATGGCAtgcaaattcctgcaggaaaacaacTGAGAAGACTGACAATCATAGTCTGTCCTTATTCTTCTAAAAGTTTAGATTCAATCtaagaaaaaccagaaaagttaaGAGCTTTTCTTCCTGAATATCTTACCTAGAGCAAcaaaagtttcattttaatcTAAGAACTGCTCTCAGTACCTTGCAGACAGATTTCTGTAAAGTTCCCATTATCTCTCAACAACATCAAAAAGGAATTGTTAAAATCGAATGAAGTAAGATTTCTGATTTCTACTGCAGTACCAGCAACTccaagagacaagaaaaaacagTACAACAGAATATCATGGTATTCACCACCCAGCCCTCAGCAGttctttaaaacacattttctggcAAACAAATTCTAGAAGCTGCACCTTACCGTTCCCTCATCTGCAAACCTCCTGAGATAGTCAGTCAGTTCTGTCTTGAAATCATTGTATTCTGGATGGCAAagcaaaggcaaagaaaaaaacagtaagaTACCCAGTTTTAGTTTAACATTGACTCAAGAACACAACTTGTTCTACTTCCTCCTGCCATTTGTTAGGTTTACTTCAGACAAATCTAGGTTTGAATTagattataaataataataatgtaaacATGAGAAGCCTAATAATTTATGAGACTAACCTATGTAGTGTGAGTGCCTGTTTGAGTTGATTTCAGAAAAAGGTATAGAGATCAGTGAGTGAATTAGCACAAGTAACTAAAAGactggccctgctcccagcttccCCCCACAAAAGCATGTGTGGGTTGTGGTAGAAAGGCCCAGCCTGTAACTTGGGACTGGGACACTGTCCTTGCCAGAGTGCAGAACCCTGACTGGAAGAGAGAAACACAGCTCCAGGCATAAAACACCTCAGCACTGCCTTGtcactgtgctctgcagcagagccacaggggACGCCTGGCTGGCACTCCCCAGCCAACAGGAGAGTGCCAAACAATAGAACAGGGGAAGATAAATCAGCCAGACAGCAGAAGTTCaaattaatgtttaaatattCACATTACAATAAATCACTATCATTACAGTATCTAAGATGTTAAACAGGGTGAAAGTTCACACACCATCCAGTGTCTCACTGTAAATTAAAGTTGTAATGATGGGCCAGAGAGGACCAATCCTGACTGAGGCATGCAACCTGTCATACAGTTGTCATTCAACCTGTCATTCAGTTCTGCATGTTACTTCAAAAATAGTTTGACACTACACTGCAAGGCCTGATATCAATCTCTTGTGGCAAACTGTTAACTTAAAAGTGTGTTAAGGGAGACTCTAAAAATGAAGTTGTATTTACCACAGATGAGTTCCACTTGCTGGACTCTGTTCATACTGTTAAGGGTGTCCATTAAAGGATCTCTCCTCTCTGTCTCTTGATCACTGGTACCCTTATTTTCATAAGCCAAGACAGTGTCACATTCGTCTGTCAGGAATTGGACTTCAAGCTCTGAATACATTTTCTGgagaataaagtaaaatttagtTTTATGTGACAAAACTTCTCAGATGGAGGTGCTCTCCCCCCAATCCTTGTTGTGTTCAGTATCacaaataacaataataatgtGAATTCTGTGTTTCAGAATCTCCTCATAACTTCCAAGCAATACTGGattaaagcagcaaagaaaatacaaacatttaGAAGCCCTTTCCTGCTATATTAATCCACAGGATTCAGTGTGAATCTTTATGTGGAATGAAGGGAGGTTTCAGCGTTAAGAATATTTACACAGATTTTACCTAAAGCTTCTCCTCAATGATTGTCTGGGAGctcctccctgcctgtcccacaTCTGTGATGGTAATGAAGAGAACATACATACCAAACAGTCTTCACAAGTGCATAATTTGCTCCTCCAGTTCGATGGCCAAAAGGTGGCAGTATCTTTTTTTACAAATGGCTTGTTTTGGAGCTCTTTCAGCTTGCAGACTCGCTCCTTGCTCTTAGCAACTACCTGAATTAAAAAGAGAGTGTTCAGCACTCTACAATGTCACTGCAAAGAGACCCTGTTCTTTTTGGCATGTCCTTCTCCTTAGgcatgaattttcttttgtctcaaacacatttatttttataaaaaaccTATATTACCATCCACATGAGAAATTTGATGTGGTTTCAGCAATTTCCATGGGAAATTTCTGTAGAAATCTACTGCAATAACTCTAAGTATTTAAGAATTCAGAGCTGGACCATCATGCAAATGCAGCTACACCACGTATTGGAACAAACAGAAGTCACCCTGGTGTACTGGCCAGGTGGCTGAGAAGAAGGGACAGATGTAGCCCATCTGCAAACAGACATTACACCTCTTCACAGCCCTGTTCCACAGCTCACACTGTGCTCCACAGAGACTGCAGGTCTGAAAGGTCAGTGACTGCAGAGGAACATGGGAGCAGACTGAACACAGCACCCCTTCCCTGAGCCTGTACAGAGTGAGGTGGGTTTCACTTCGATTATCCGCAGCATGAAGATGTGCAGGTCAGAAGAGAAGGTACATTTTACCTCAGGATAGGCAGACCCAGAGCTAGTGGATGGTTCATTGAATTGTTCTGattgcttttcctcctttgtgTCATGGTGTTCCActccactttctttttttatttctttcttctgctcttcacTTTCCTCTACCTTCAAGACAACCCCTTCATCTTCACAGGAGTTCGCTTTGGTCAAAGGAGGAACTGGAAGATACATACCCACAAGTAAAAATACTGTGCCAGAAAAGGTACAGGTCACTACAGTCattctctctgcttctcctATTCTAAAACACTCTGCTTCCCAAAATCTAAGCCCTAGGAGAGGGAAGAGGGTATCACAATTTCAGAGTCCTTTACTAAGACTTCCTGACACCCCTTGCTAGCTATCACAGTTTCAGTAACTGTCGCGTGCTTTTTTGCTGACTGTGTtggagtttttaattttctccaaaCACACCTCAAAAACACCACCACAGATTAACTATGCTAATctcttgtttatttaaaaaaagtttctgttttgATGCCAATTCAAGTATGTGCCCTGTGACAAAGCTGGTTAGGAGGAAAACCAAAAACAGACAAACACCCTGTTCTGTACTATTTACATTAGAAGGAAAAGAACTCCAGGTGGCCATCCTTGAAAATACCATTGAAATTTTGGGCACACAAGAAATCTATCAGCAGCTGACACAAGCAGTATTTTTAGAAGACTATGACAAACTGGTTCTTTCTACAGAAATCAAGTCATCTATTCTTTTAAGTCCACACAGCTAGTGTGACCACAGGGAACGAGtctcctgagcacagccccagccccacacagatTAATGTTAAACATATTCATTTCAGGTCACTCTATCATTCACTCTTTGCTTCTCAGAGTGTCTGTAAGAACTGTTTGTTTCACTGCTTTCCTTAGGATGACTCTTCAGTTCTTTGATCTAGTTTAGAAATTAAGTTCCTTGATTCAAGTACTAAATTTTCATCCATTTTGTGCTAGACATCTTtgataaagtaaataaaagcaagcagCACTGAATCAAGatttaa
This portion of the Vidua chalybeata isolate OUT-0048 chromosome 6, bVidCha1 merged haplotype, whole genome shotgun sequence genome encodes:
- the UBR7 gene encoding putative E3 ubiquitin-protein ligase UBR7; the encoded protein is MEAAASEGAEPGSGAEEPVVSLAEVLAENEELEKEARAVLGGSDHERCSYSQGAVKRQALYACSTCTPPGAEPAGICLACSYECHGTHRLFELYTKRNFRCDCGNSKFKNLQCKLLPEKSKVNSGNKYNDNFYGLYCTCKRPYPDPEDEIPDEMIQCIVCEDWFHGRHLGAVPPESGDFHEMVCQACMKRCHFLWAYASQLAVPPLTKANSCEDEGVVLKVEESEEQKKEIKKESGVEHHDTKEEKQSEQFNEPSTSSGSAYPEVVAKSKERVCKLKELQNKPFVKKDTATFWPSNWRSKLCTCEDCLKMYSELEVQFLTDECDTVLAYENKGTSDQETERRDPLMDTLNSMNRVQQVELICEYNDFKTELTDYLRRFADEGTVVTREDIQHFFEEFQSRKRRRTNRMQYYCS